In the genome of Notamacropus eugenii isolate mMacEug1 chromosome 5, mMacEug1.pri_v2, whole genome shotgun sequence, one region contains:
- the C5H2orf15 gene encoding uncharacterized protein C2orf15 homolog codes for MGFSLSKSATQVSPIHSDSKVEDHLIRRTEKTRLKPVTQLFQNTRKIRLEDTIQAENFTANEDTGTESHSGKELSPVTYVKERDGLEMIDVE; via the coding sequence ATGGGATTCTCTCTTAGTAAATCTGCCACTCAAGTATCTCCTATACACAGTGATTCAAAAGTGGAGGATCATTTAATCCGAAGGACTGAGAAAACCAGGTTAAAACCAGTGACTCAGTTATTTCAGAATACCAGAAAAATAAGGTTAGAAGATACAATTCAAGCAGAAAACTTTACAGCCAatgaagacactggcacagaatcTCATTCAGGAAAAGAACTAAGTCCTGTGACATATGTTAAAGAGAGAGACGGACTAGAAATGATAGATGTGGAATGA